One Primulina eburnea isolate SZY01 chromosome 4, ASM2296580v1, whole genome shotgun sequence genomic window, TATCACCGTGAAGCCAGTTAGCCAAGTAGAGGAATCGGTCGTCGAGAGAAATCAGAAAATCGGTGATAAGTCCAGGCATTTCAGGTAGAATCCAGTTCTCCACCTTCAGTGGCTTCACTGATGCTGATAACTGCAATCAGTTTAGATTAATGTATTGAATTTTATTTACTTCAGAATTGagactgaaaaaaaaaaaaaaaaaaaaaagtctttACACGCacctcgtgactccacgacccATCCGATTTCTTGAAAAATCTCACCATGTTGCTTGTTAAAGCACATCCCACGAACCCGGTATCTTTAGACGGATCGTGCAAGAACCTTATCTGAATTTAAGTACAGCATCTCATGAGTGGAAAGAGAAAATCAAGGGAGAAAGATTTTATATATAACGACAGATAACAAATAAAACCCAATATACCTCCAAAGGCAATAGACCGGAATTTCCGAGGTCCAAAGTCTGTTTCAACTCACCCTCAGGCCAACTATACACGTGCAAATGCCTTCCATAAAGACCATCAGAAACGTGCTGAAGGTCAAAACCTTTGGTGAAGGCAGCAGGGGCTCCCCATGAAGTGCTGATCATGGTCTTATGCCGAGGTTGGTACCAGAAATCATAGCCGAAAAGGGGGCTGTGACCTGGCTTCTCCCACCTATTATGAAGAAATGGAAGCTATTTGCTAGTTTCATTAGAATAATAGAGTTAGCAAGACACAAAATTTTGTAACCGATGGCTGCACAAAAATTTACATCAAACAAAAGGATATGAATCTGTAAAGTTCGAAAATAAATGCCAATGAGATACTGAGTCTATTGTTAATTTAAGAACACTTTTAGGACATGAATCATAATATTGTGTCATATCGTAGAGCACATACAAACAACGATACCTTCCTTTGACGTTAAAATCCGAGTCGAGTAGAAGAAATCCATTTCCTTCAGCCTTTCCATCTCTATCTCCAAGACACGACACCATGATTTCACCTGAAGCAAGACAGTGAGCTGTGTGGGGGTATGCTAATCCAGTTTTCTGTATTATATCTTTGGGTTCAACATATTTATATAAACTTGGAGCCCTTGGATCCTTTAGGGTATCGATTGCATAAATACGGCCAGATCTGAGACAGAGGCATCAGAGGCACATGTTAAAGAATGAGAATAATTTCTGTCGTCAAAAGCACTCACAAGAAATAAACATCTTTCATCACTACATTTAGGTTTCCAAACAAAATACCGGAACAAAACGCAAATGTAGAGCTGGCATGAATGGCCCTTTTACAGAAGGAATTGTAATTTGGAACTGACAAAGTTGAATCCATATAGAAAGTGGATACACAATTTTCCTAACACGTCTTAGGTTAATGTTTTTTGACGAAATCGATTTATCTTCCAGAAATTTGGTCACTTACACGAGTGAAGGTAGGATAAGAAACCGCCGAGCAGCTGATGGTTCGCCATGGCAAGAGCTGCAGGAATTCCATCCGGAATGATGTAGTTCATCGCCAACGTAAGGCATAGGCAGCCTATGGATCACTTTCGAATAAGTTGGTGAGCTTGGATCTACATCCACAGTGGAAAGGTAGTCTGGCTTATTCCTTCCTGTCCCTGTAAATTTTGTAAAGCAACATAATCATATCGTTAGTTGCAATTTAATCATCGAACATGAAGAATATACGGGGAAATGTCGAATCCACACACAATTTCGACAGGCAAATCAAATGTTTTGAATTAATCTTAGATCTTAATGTGTTTGGCCACTCCCTCTCTCTGATATTTACATGGACAAATGACTCTTTTAAAACCATGAATCCTTTATATTTGTCGCAATAAAGTTGACATTCAGAATCagcttttattttcttaaatttgGCAATAAACAATATGAATCCTATTAAA contains:
- the LOC140829436 gene encoding selenium-binding protein 1-like — encoded protein: MATDMVVLQHAKVDNNGCCKKGPGYASPLEAMSGPKEALIYVTCIYTGTGRNKPDYLSTVDVDPSSPTYSKVIHRLPMPYVGDELHHSGWNSCSSCHGEPSAARRFLILPSLVSGRIYAIDTLKDPRAPSLYKYVEPKDIIQKTGLAYPHTAHCLASGEIMVSCLGDRDGKAEGNGFLLLDSDFNVKGRWEKPGHSPLFGYDFWYQPRHKTMISTSWGAPAAFTKGFDLQHVSDGLYGRHLHVYSWPEGELKQTLDLGNSGLLPLEIRFLHDPSKDTGFVGCALTSNMVRFFKKSDGSWSHELSASVKPLKVENWILPEMPGLITDFLISLDDRFLYLANWLHGDIRQYNIEDPLNPRLTGQVWVGGLIRKGSKVVAVAEDGTTYQIDVLEIQGRQLRGGPQMIQLSLDGKRLYVTNSLFSTWDRQFYPDLTEKGSHMLQIDVNSDEGGLTINPNFIVDFGSEPDGPSLAHEMRYPGGDCTSDIWI